Part of the Blastocatellia bacterium genome, CGGTGGAAGGTTCTCATCCTGCGAGAACTGATGACGGGACCGAAACGATTCGGCCAACTCCATCGCGCCCTCGCCGGCATTACCCAGAAAATGTTAACGCAACAACTCCGGGAGATGGAACGAAATGGTATTCTGACACGCACCGTCTACCCTCAAATTCCACCCCGCGTCGAGTATGCGTTGACGGAATTGGGGAAAAGCCTCCGGCCCGTGCTGGCCGCGATGCATCGGTGGGGAGTGCGGCATCTGGACCGACAGAAAGAGAAATCCCCTGCGACCATAGGGGAGGCCAGGTCGTTCAAGAAGTAGCGCCACCGTGAGGAGGTCATTCCGATTGGGCGAGCGGGAATGAGCTGTGTAACTTTTTATGCCACGACATTCGTATCCACTTTGTCAGAAGCGATGTTTACCAGGGAAGGAATGGTGTACGATGAGGCAAAGAGCAATCACGCGGAGGGGGAGAATCATTGAGCGACAGCATCGGCGCGAGATCACCCGGCGAGGTCCCCGGTGGTATGTCCTTGTAGCCTTCACTCCTTTGCTTGTCCTACCGGTGGGATGCAAAAGCGGCACCTCGACCTCTGGCTCGCTCAGTCCCGCCAGCGCTCATGTTCAAGAACCGAAGAGGGTGAGGACGGTTCCCGTCTCTGAGCGCACCGTGGAACGCATCGTGGTGGCCATGGGGACGTTGGCGGCCTATGATCAGGCGACATTGCGGGTGAAAGTGCCTGGCCGACTTCAGGCGATCACTGTTGATCTGGGGAGCGTCGTCCACCAGGGACACTTGATTGCCCAGATCGAACCGCAAGACTACCAGATTCGCGTCCAGCAAGCCGAAGCGGCGCTCGCCCAAGCGCGTGTTCGGCTGGGATTGCCGCCGGAAGGAACGGATGATCGAGTTGATCCGGAACAAACGGCGACGGTACGGCAAGCGCGAGCACTGCTGGAAGAAGCCCGCGCCACGCGCGACCGCTCGCTCCAGCTCTATGAAGAAGGGATCATCTCACGGGCGA contains:
- a CDS encoding helix-turn-helix domain-containing protein, giving the protein METSQKQRGRKKEVECPVEATLAIIGGRWKVLILRELMTGPKRFGQLHRALAGITQKMLTQQLREMERNGILTRTVYPQIPPRVEYALTELGKSLRPVLAAMHRWGVRHLDRQKEKSPATIGEARSFKK